In Gemmatimonadota bacterium, a single genomic region encodes these proteins:
- a CDS encoding ABC transporter ATP-binding protein, with translation MRRALGYVRPYAGRLALVVVLSLVSTALSLAQPFLSKVLVDRALIGRDFGALGWTVAGFLALTGASLVLNVFSGLRYTRVSADILFDMRLDVFRHLQRLSPRWFTRTPIGQIASRVNSDIAEIQRVAAEVALAWIGQVAYLVGSVVMLVLLDVRLFAVGLLALPLALWAMVAYRKRLEGQVAQVRDHSAGVGTFLIEALQGMKLLVAHNAQQRSEDEFRRRNTGFVESLIAMRRLTYLSGGLPGVLLAVGSAAVFLYGGYRVIEGAITMGTLVAFAAYQMRLLSPIQGLMGIYASVASARVSLTRVQEILDTPVEVSDPVAPTAMPTCRGAVALRDVAYTFDRGAVLDGVSFELAAGERVAIIGESGVGKSTIADLLVRHADPLRGVVLLDGVDVRTLTLATLRRYVLTVETDPFVFHATLAANLRVAAPDADEASLLRALSLVGLAPWLATLPDALATVVGERGRAMSTGERQRLALARAVLADPRVLILDEATGALDPATEAAILNAMDGWLAARTVILITHRPAVAALAPRSIVLRAGRVVADAPTAELLGRGAMAAGETAPVSAGA, from the coding sequence GTGCGTCGTGCGTTAGGCTATGTGCGCCCCTACGCGGGGCGCCTGGCCCTGGTGGTCGTCCTGTCGCTGGTGAGCACCGCGCTCTCGCTGGCCCAGCCCTTCCTCTCCAAGGTCCTCGTCGATCGCGCCCTCATCGGGCGCGACTTCGGCGCGCTGGGGTGGACCGTCGCCGGCTTCCTCGCCCTCACCGGCGCCTCGCTGGTACTCAACGTCTTCAGCGGGTTGCGCTACACGCGCGTGTCGGCCGACATCCTGTTCGACATGCGGCTCGACGTCTTCCGCCACCTGCAACGCCTGTCGCCGCGCTGGTTCACGCGCACCCCCATCGGCCAGATCGCCTCGCGCGTCAACAGCGACATCGCCGAGATCCAGCGCGTGGCCGCCGAGGTGGCGCTGGCCTGGATCGGGCAGGTGGCGTACCTCGTGGGGAGCGTGGTGATGCTCGTCCTGCTCGACGTGCGCCTCTTCGCCGTGGGATTGCTCGCCCTCCCGCTCGCGCTCTGGGCCATGGTCGCGTATCGCAAGCGGCTCGAGGGACAGGTGGCGCAGGTGCGCGACCATAGCGCCGGCGTGGGGACCTTCCTCATCGAGGCGCTGCAGGGGATGAAGCTCCTCGTCGCGCACAACGCGCAGCAGCGCTCGGAGGACGAGTTCCGGCGGCGCAACACCGGCTTTGTCGAATCGCTCATCGCGATGCGCCGCCTGACGTACCTCTCGGGGGGGCTCCCCGGCGTCCTCCTGGCGGTGGGGTCGGCCGCGGTCTTCCTGTATGGCGGCTACCGCGTGATCGAAGGGGCCATCACCATGGGGACGCTCGTCGCCTTCGCGGCGTACCAGATGCGCCTCCTCTCCCCCATCCAGGGGTTGATGGGGATCTACGCCAGCGTCGCCTCGGCGCGCGTCTCGCTCACGCGCGTGCAGGAGATCCTCGATACGCCCGTCGAGGTGAGCGATCCCGTCGCTCCCACGGCGATGCCGACGTGCCGCGGCGCGGTAGCCCTGCGCGACGTCGCCTACACCTTCGACCGCGGCGCCGTGCTGGATGGCGTGTCGTTCGAGCTGGCGGCCGGTGAACGTGTCGCCATCATCGGCGAGAGCGGGGTGGGGAAGTCGACCATCGCCGACCTGCTCGTCAGGCACGCCGACCCGCTGCGCGGCGTGGTGCTGCTGGACGGCGTCGACGTGCGCACCCTCACGCTGGCCACGCTGCGCCGCTACGTGCTGACCGTGGAGACCGACCCGTTCGTCTTTCACGCCACGCTGGCCGCCAACCTTCGCGTCGCCGCCCCGGACGCCGACGAAGCATCGTTGTTGCGCGCGCTGTCGCTCGTTGGGCTCGCCCCCTGGCTCGCCACCTTGCCCGACGCGCTGGCGACCGTTGTCGGGGAGCGCGGCCGCGCGATGTCGACCGGCGAACGGCAGCGACTCGCCCTGGCGCGCGCTGTCCTCGCCGACCCGCGCGTCCTCATCCTCGACGAGGCCACGGGGGCCCTCGATCCGGCGACCGAGGCGGCGATCCTCAACGCGATGGATGGATGGCTCGCCGCCAGGACCGTCATCCTCATCACGCACCGCCCGGCGGTGGCGGCCCTCGCCCCGCGCAGCATCGTGCTGCGCGCCGGACGCGTGGTGGCCGACGCGCCGACAGCCGAATTGCTCGGCCGAGGGGCGATGGCCGCAGGGGAGACGGCCCCCGTGTCGGCCGGCGCATGA
- a CDS encoding S8 family serine peptidase translates to MSGYLTTDGAALAQRTGRGIRIAVIDSGVAPDHPHVGSVGVGRALVGDDPADTADRLGHGTAVAAAIREKVPDAELIPVRVLDRQLATSARILAQAIEWAVEAGVDLVNLSLGTTNEVHIPLFEHALDRARERGVVVVSARSHAGVTWYPGGLPGAIGVLAAEQLPRHALAVVPGTLGAGVQASPYPRPIPGVPVERNLSGVSFAVANASGIIACALEAGAPRGDSDALLAWIAARAVPRGEETG, encoded by the coding sequence ATGAGCGGCTACCTAACGACGGATGGCGCCGCCCTGGCCCAACGCACGGGCCGCGGGATTCGCATCGCGGTCATCGACAGCGGCGTCGCCCCCGATCATCCGCACGTGGGCTCGGTCGGGGTGGGGAGGGCATTGGTGGGCGACGATCCCGCCGACACCGCCGACCGCCTGGGGCACGGCACCGCCGTCGCCGCCGCCATTCGCGAGAAGGTCCCCGACGCCGAGTTGATCCCCGTGCGTGTGCTCGACCGCCAGCTGGCGACGAGTGCGCGTATCCTCGCGCAGGCCATCGAGTGGGCGGTCGAGGCGGGGGTCGACCTGGTGAATCTGAGCCTCGGGACGACCAACGAGGTGCACATCCCCCTGTTCGAGCATGCGCTCGACCGGGCGCGCGAACGCGGCGTCGTCGTGGTCTCGGCGCGCAGCCACGCCGGGGTGACCTGGTATCCCGGAGGGCTCCCGGGGGCGATCGGGGTGCTCGCCGCCGAGCAGCTGCCGCGCCATGCGCTGGCCGTCGTCCCCGGGACGTTAGGCGCCGGGGTGCAGGCCTCGCCCTACCCGCGCCCCATTCCCGGCGTCCCCGTCGAGCGCAACCTGTCCGGCGTCTCGTTCGCCGTGGCCAACGCCTCGGGGATCATCGCCTGCGCCCTCGAGGCAGGCGCCCCGCGCGGCGACTCGGACGCGCTCCTCGCCTGGATCGCCGCCCGGGCGGTCCCGAGGGGGGAGGAGACGGGTTAG
- a CDS encoding glycine--tRNA ligase, giving the protein MSSPDVMEKLVSLCKRRGFIFQSSEIYGGAGSVWDYGPLGVELKKNLKDRWWHAMVRARGDIEGLDAAILMHPRVWEASGHVAGFTDPMVDCKACKARFRADKLEDAQCPRKPSKHPGEHGDCALTEPRNFNLMFKTFMGPVEESASVVYLRPETAQGIYVNFLNVQQASRQKVPFGIAQIGKAFRNEITPGNFIFRTREFEQMEMQFFVDPDGDHMQWFEFWKGQRMAWHQSLGLQQERLLFHQHTPQELAHYARAAFDIQFDFGGTLGFQEIEGVHHRGDFDLTRHQEYSSKRLEYVDQVSNRRYVPFVIETSVGADRTTLAVLVNGYREEAVAGEQEGRVVLGLHPSLAPIKAGVFPLTKKDGMPEFAEKLSNELRPHFPVFLDESGAIGRRYRRQDEVGTPFCLTIDQQTMTDGTVTVRDRDTLAQERIAASSAREYIAARIGHLA; this is encoded by the coding sequence ATGTCCTCCCCCGACGTCATGGAAAAACTCGTGTCGCTGTGCAAGCGACGCGGCTTCATCTTCCAGTCCTCCGAGATCTACGGAGGCGCCGGCTCGGTGTGGGACTACGGGCCGCTGGGCGTCGAGCTCAAGAAGAACCTCAAGGATCGCTGGTGGCACGCGATGGTGCGCGCCCGCGGCGACATCGAGGGGCTCGACGCGGCGATCCTCATGCACCCGCGGGTGTGGGAGGCCTCGGGTCACGTCGCCGGCTTCACCGACCCCATGGTCGACTGCAAGGCGTGCAAGGCGCGCTTCCGTGCCGACAAGCTCGAGGACGCCCAGTGCCCGCGGAAGCCCAGCAAGCACCCCGGGGAGCACGGCGACTGCGCGCTGACCGAGCCGCGCAACTTCAACCTCATGTTCAAGACGTTCATGGGACCGGTGGAGGAATCCGCGTCGGTCGTCTACCTGCGGCCGGAAACCGCGCAGGGGATCTACGTCAACTTCCTCAACGTGCAGCAGGCGTCGCGGCAGAAGGTCCCGTTCGGCATCGCCCAGATCGGCAAGGCGTTCCGCAACGAGATCACCCCGGGGAACTTCATCTTCCGCACGCGCGAGTTCGAGCAGATGGAGATGCAGTTCTTCGTCGATCCCGACGGGGACCACATGCAGTGGTTCGAGTTCTGGAAGGGGCAGCGCATGGCCTGGCACCAGTCGTTGGGGCTGCAGCAGGAACGGCTCCTGTTCCACCAGCACACGCCGCAGGAGCTGGCGCACTACGCGCGCGCTGCCTTCGACATCCAGTTCGACTTTGGTGGCACGCTGGGCTTCCAGGAGATCGAAGGGGTGCACCACCGCGGCGACTTCGACCTCACGCGCCACCAGGAGTACTCGTCCAAGCGCTTGGAGTACGTCGACCAGGTGAGCAATCGTCGCTACGTCCCGTTTGTCATCGAGACGTCGGTCGGGGCCGACCGCACGACGCTCGCCGTCCTCGTGAACGGGTATCGTGAGGAGGCGGTCGCCGGTGAGCAGGAAGGGCGCGTCGTGCTCGGGTTGCACCCGTCGCTCGCCCCCATCAAGGCGGGCGTCTTCCCGCTCACCAAGAAGGACGGGATGCCGGAGTTCGCCGAGAAGCTGTCGAACGAACTGCGCCCGCACTTCCCGGTCTTCCTCGACGAGAGCGGGGCGATCGGGCGCCGCTATCGCCGCCAGGACGAAGTCGGCACGCCGTTCTGCCTCACGATCGACCAGCAGACGATGACCGATGGCACCGTCACCGTCCGCGATCGCGACACGCTGGCGCAGGAGCGCATCGCCGCTTCCTCGGCGCGCGAGTACATCGCGGCGCGGATCGGGCACCTGGCGTAA
- a CDS encoding transporter, translating to MLRSSSSRAMLLAVLAPLAACATVARGNLEPIVTDRPDFTESSEIVPSGLVQLESGGTYSRDGDERAGSLGEALIRVGLAPRAELRVGLNSYAFSQVSGSTVRGLEDASLGAKFNLFDGGALGSVRPKVSLIVHSTLPTGAQPFRANKMQPQMKLIGAWTLSERFAFASNLNYAVVRERFDSYAEPSASASVAIGLSQRVGSYVEYFGFYPQQEGLDKSHYMNGGLTYGLSDNLQLDARAGRQVQRLGDGQSWFMGVGIARRW from the coding sequence GTGCTTCGTTCGTCTTCTTCCCGCGCCATGCTGCTCGCGGTCCTTGCCCCACTCGCCGCCTGCGCCACCGTTGCGCGCGGCAACCTCGAGCCGATCGTTACCGACCGCCCGGACTTCACCGAGAGCAGTGAGATTGTCCCCAGCGGCCTTGTCCAGCTCGAATCCGGCGGCACTTACAGCCGGGATGGTGATGAACGCGCCGGATCGCTCGGCGAGGCGCTGATTCGCGTGGGGCTGGCCCCGCGCGCCGAGCTGCGGGTCGGGTTGAACTCGTACGCCTTTTCGCAGGTGTCGGGGAGCACGGTACGAGGGCTCGAGGATGCCTCGCTCGGCGCCAAGTTCAACCTGTTCGATGGCGGTGCGCTCGGCAGCGTCCGCCCCAAGGTCTCCCTCATCGTGCACTCGACGCTGCCCACGGGGGCCCAGCCGTTCCGCGCCAACAAGATGCAGCCGCAGATGAAGCTGATCGGCGCGTGGACTCTGAGCGAGCGCTTCGCCTTCGCCTCGAACCTCAACTACGCCGTGGTCCGCGAGCGTTTCGACAGTTACGCCGAGCCGTCGGCATCGGCGTCGGTGGCGATCGGGCTGAGCCAGCGCGTGGGGTCGTACGTCGAGTACTTCGGCTTCTATCCGCAGCAGGAAGGGCTGGACAAGTCCCACTACATGAACGGTGGCCTGACCTACGGGCTGAGCGACAACTTGCAGCTGGACGCGCGCGCCGGTCGTCAGGTGCAACGTCTCGGCGACGGGCAGAGCTGGTTCATGGGCGTGGGGATCGCGCGCCGCTGGTAG
- a CDS encoding BamA/TamA family outer membrane protein, with protein MPTLTARARASVLLLLSLACGAGGVDGQSSTDSSASRPRLSALPVVGSAPETGFQYGATVLRMFRVGRDTATRTSQQQLYAIFTAKSQARAWVQEDRWSEGNIWRVRGRLEYQRFPLPYYGVGDDTPDSNEEWYTSSGASGQLMVQRRLGTALYAGGAARVFDLAVRDREPGGALASGTVFGARGGTLVQAQGFVAHDSRDHVLSPRAGHLMQLTVSTAGGAIGSRYDFTRYAVDLRRYWTLGSRSHVVAAQLLGEATTGRAPFDQLVQVGSDTALRGYTRGRYRDHDGMSAQVEYRSPFWHRLGFTAFGGGGVVAPQLSRLTEATVLPSVGGGLRALLIPAQRATIRVDFGVGKGSTGLYVALNEAF; from the coding sequence ATGCCGACCCTCACGGCCCGTGCACGCGCGAGCGTGCTCCTCCTGCTGTCGCTGGCGTGCGGGGCAGGGGGCGTCGACGGACAGTCGTCGACCGACAGTTCCGCCAGTCGTCCGCGCCTGAGCGCGCTCCCGGTCGTCGGGTCGGCCCCCGAGACCGGCTTCCAGTACGGCGCGACGGTGTTGCGCATGTTCCGGGTTGGGCGCGACACGGCGACCCGCACGTCGCAGCAGCAGCTGTACGCGATCTTCACCGCCAAGTCGCAGGCCCGCGCCTGGGTGCAGGAGGACCGATGGAGCGAGGGCAACATCTGGCGCGTGCGCGGCCGTCTCGAGTACCAGCGCTTTCCGCTGCCGTACTACGGCGTCGGCGATGACACGCCGGACTCCAACGAAGAGTGGTATACGTCGAGCGGCGCCTCGGGGCAGCTGATGGTGCAGCGCCGGCTCGGGACCGCGCTCTACGCCGGCGGGGCGGCGCGCGTCTTCGACCTCGCGGTGCGCGATCGCGAACCCGGCGGCGCGCTGGCGTCGGGGACGGTCTTCGGCGCGCGCGGCGGGACGCTGGTCCAGGCGCAGGGATTCGTGGCGCACGACTCGCGCGACCACGTGCTCTCGCCGCGCGCCGGGCACCTCATGCAACTGACGGTGAGCACGGCGGGCGGGGCGATCGGGTCGCGCTACGACTTCACGCGGTACGCCGTCGACCTGCGGCGCTACTGGACGTTAGGCAGCCGGTCGCACGTCGTGGCGGCACAGCTGCTGGGCGAGGCGACCACCGGGCGTGCGCCGTTCGACCAGCTCGTGCAGGTGGGGAGCGACACGGCGCTGCGCGGCTACACGCGCGGGCGCTATCGCGACCATGACGGGATGAGTGCGCAGGTCGAGTACCGCTCGCCCTTCTGGCACCGCCTCGGCTTCACCGCGTTCGGTGGGGGCGGGGTGGTGGCACCGCAGCTGTCCCGGCTCACCGAGGCGACCGTATTGCCGAGCGTGGGCGGCGGGCTGCGCGCCCTGTTGATCCCGGCGCAGCGCGCGACGATCCGGGTGGACTTCGGGGTGGGGAAGGGGAGTACGGGGCTGTACGTGGCGCTCAACGAGGCATTCTGA
- a CDS encoding SRPBCC family protein — MRTLAYLAVLLLGAVAVMYMVGRSLPVAHLASRGQRFDAPLDSVWRLIADVGTYASWRTGLSRVELLTPLNGRTAWREYTRRGGVDYVAEEMVEGELFVARITTTGLPYGGRWRYELNPDTGGTRVTITEEGEIYNPIFRCLMKYVIGETRSLEALLDAIGKGLSR; from the coding sequence ATGCGCACCCTCGCCTATCTCGCGGTCCTGCTCCTCGGCGCGGTCGCCGTGATGTACATGGTGGGGCGTTCGCTCCCCGTGGCGCATCTGGCGTCTCGCGGCCAGCGATTCGACGCGCCGCTCGACTCGGTGTGGCGACTCATCGCCGACGTCGGCACGTATGCCTCGTGGCGCACGGGGCTCTCCCGCGTGGAGCTGCTGACGCCACTGAACGGACGCACCGCTTGGCGTGAGTACACGCGGCGTGGCGGTGTCGACTACGTCGCGGAAGAGATGGTGGAGGGGGAGCTCTTCGTCGCCCGCATCACGACCACTGGGCTCCCGTACGGCGGGCGCTGGCGGTACGAACTCAATCCAGACACCGGCGGGACGCGCGTGACGATCACGGAAGAGGGAGAGATCTACAACCCGATCTTCCGATGCCTGATGAAGTACGTCATCGGTGAGACCAGGTCGCTCGAGGCGTTGCTCGACGCGATCGGCAAAGGTCTGTCGCGCTGA
- a CDS encoding alpha/beta fold hydrolase: MRDLKERELQILRLIADGMSDRAIASRLNLSAETVRWYNKELYLTLGVTSRTQAVRRAAALGLLDLPIAPAGGDAPPSAVATAGASTHVSRSPIQYVERGGVYIAYQVVGSGPVDLLFFHGFISHLEIGWENPEYAAFFEQLGRVARVILFDKRGVGLSDRVRGAPTLEQTVGDAVAVLDAVGSKRAFVLGTSEGGAASLLLAMQHPARVRGLLLLGATARVARTGAEPAWAAPREEFDRRIEALQQSWGQPWSIERFAPTRLHDESFKAWWSRLLRGASSPSAVRAVMEVARDVDVSALLPQLRTRTVVLHQRDDRVVPVEAARFLAAQIPGARLLEFPGADHIYFVNGEPFVRAIAEFLAEPDEAQLADTWLAIIVHVHGRGTALSADQRAIADAFRPRRERLDPTGWTALFDAPSRAIACARRLRDLGRGRIGGISLHIGECRTSDGVAVGIAGDVAQQLASLAEPGDVVISETLHDVLVGSGITLERFAPRASTGDATQFGWRLAD, from the coding sequence TTGCGCGACCTCAAGGAGCGCGAGCTGCAGATCCTGCGACTCATCGCCGACGGCATGAGCGACCGCGCCATCGCGTCGCGTCTCAACTTGTCGGCGGAGACGGTGCGCTGGTACAACAAGGAGCTGTATCTCACCCTCGGCGTCACCAGCCGCACGCAGGCGGTCCGCCGGGCGGCGGCGCTCGGGCTGCTGGATCTCCCCATCGCCCCGGCGGGCGGCGACGCGCCCCCGTCGGCGGTCGCGACGGCCGGGGCTTCAACGCACGTCTCCCGCTCGCCGATCCAGTACGTGGAGCGCGGCGGCGTCTACATCGCGTACCAGGTCGTCGGGAGCGGTCCGGTCGACCTCCTCTTCTTCCACGGCTTCATCTCGCACCTGGAGATCGGGTGGGAGAACCCGGAGTACGCCGCGTTCTTCGAGCAGTTGGGGCGCGTCGCCCGAGTAATCCTGTTCGACAAGCGCGGCGTGGGGCTCTCGGATCGTGTGCGCGGAGCGCCGACGCTGGAACAGACGGTCGGTGATGCGGTCGCCGTGCTCGACGCCGTCGGGTCGAAGCGCGCCTTCGTGCTGGGGACCTCCGAGGGCGGGGCCGCCTCGTTGCTCCTGGCGATGCAGCACCCGGCACGTGTGCGCGGGTTGCTCCTGCTGGGGGCGACCGCGCGTGTCGCACGCACCGGCGCCGAGCCCGCGTGGGCCGCGCCGCGGGAGGAGTTCGACCGACGCATCGAGGCGTTGCAGCAGTCGTGGGGGCAGCCGTGGTCCATCGAGCGATTCGCCCCCACGCGCCTGCACGATGAATCCTTCAAGGCGTGGTGGTCGCGCCTCCTGCGCGGCGCGTCGAGCCCGTCGGCGGTGCGCGCCGTGATGGAGGTCGCGCGCGACGTGGACGTCAGCGCCCTCCTGCCGCAGCTGCGCACCCGTACGGTCGTGCTCCACCAGCGCGACGATCGCGTGGTCCCGGTGGAGGCGGCGCGCTTCCTCGCCGCACAGATCCCGGGGGCGCGCCTCCTGGAGTTCCCAGGCGCCGACCACATCTACTTCGTCAACGGCGAACCGTTCGTCCGCGCCATCGCCGAGTTCCTCGCCGAGCCTGACGAGGCCCAACTCGCCGACACCTGGCTGGCGATCATCGTGCACGTGCACGGTCGCGGCACCGCGCTCTCGGCAGACCAACGCGCGATTGCCGACGCGTTCCGCCCGCGTCGCGAGCGCCTCGACCCGACGGGGTGGACGGCGCTCTTCGACGCGCCGAGCCGCGCGATTGCCTGCGCGCGCCGGCTCCGCGACCTCGGGCGCGGACGCATCGGGGGGATCTCGCTCCACATCGGCGAGTGTCGCACGTCGGACGGCGTCGCGGTGGGGATTGCCGGCGATGTGGCGCAACAGCTCGCCTCGCTCGCCGAGCCGGGAGACGTCGTGATCTCGGAGACGCTGCACGATGTCCTCGTGGGGAGCGGCATCACCCTCGAACGTTTCGCCCCGCGCGCGTCGACCGGAGACGCGACGCAGTTCGGCTGGCGCCTGGCCGACTGA
- the cbbX gene encoding CbbX protein, translating to MDLGAAYRDSQIQELLDEIDRDLVGLVPVKTRIRDIASLLLIAKLREKAGLATDRPTLHMSFTGRPGTGKTTVAMRMAKILHRLGFVRKGHLVVATRDDLVGQYVGHTAPKTKEVVKRAMGGVLFIDEAYYLYRPENERDYGQEAIEMLLQVMENQRDDLVVILAGYKDRMDTFYGSNPGFHSRIAHHIDFPDYDRTELMTIAELLLTGQQYRLDAESRRALDEYLERRMVQPHFANARSVRNALDRAKLRQASRLISGGGIITAEELTRIDAADIRQSRVFLDAPDSAREAASDDGR from the coding sequence ATCGACCTCGGCGCCGCCTACCGCGATTCGCAGATCCAGGAGCTGCTCGACGAGATCGACCGCGACCTCGTCGGGCTCGTCCCGGTCAAGACACGCATCCGCGACATCGCCTCACTCCTGCTCATCGCCAAGCTGCGCGAGAAGGCGGGACTGGCCACCGATCGCCCCACCCTGCACATGTCGTTCACTGGTCGCCCGGGAACGGGGAAGACGACGGTGGCCATGCGCATGGCGAAGATCCTCCATCGCCTGGGCTTCGTGCGGAAGGGGCATCTCGTCGTCGCCACGCGCGACGACCTCGTGGGGCAGTACGTGGGACACACCGCCCCCAAGACCAAGGAAGTGGTGAAGCGCGCGATGGGGGGCGTGCTGTTCATCGACGAGGCGTACTACCTCTACCGCCCCGAGAACGAGCGCGACTACGGGCAGGAGGCGATCGAGATGCTCCTGCAGGTCATGGAGAACCAGCGCGACGACCTCGTGGTCATTCTCGCCGGCTACAAGGACCGGATGGATACGTTCTACGGCTCCAACCCCGGCTTTCACTCCCGCATCGCGCACCACATCGACTTCCCCGACTACGATCGCACGGAGCTGATGACGATCGCCGAGTTGCTGCTGACGGGACAGCAGTACCGCCTGGATGCGGAGTCGCGGCGCGCCCTCGACGAGTACCTCGAGCGCCGCATGGTGCAGCCGCACTTCGCCAACGCCCGCTCGGTGCGCAACGCGCTTGATCGCGCCAAGCTGCGACAGGCGAGCCGCCTCATTTCCGGCGGGGGGATCATCACGGCTGAGGAGCTCACGCGCATCGACGCCGCCGACATCCGGCAGAGTCGCGTCTTTCTCGACGCCCCCGACAGCGCGCGAGAGGCCGCGAGCGACGACGGGCGCTGA
- a CDS encoding ribulose bisphosphate carboxylase small subunit, protein MRITQGTFSFLPDLTDDQVKAQVQYCLDNDWPISIEYTDDPHPRNVYWDMFGLPMFDIRDASGVMLELKACRERYPEHYIRISGYDRSPGRQTTALSFLVQRPTHEPGFRLDRQEASDRQVRYSTHSYATDAPAGERYGRSR, encoded by the coding sequence ATGCGCATCACCCAAGGCACCTTCAGCTTCCTCCCCGACCTCACCGACGATCAGGTGAAGGCCCAGGTGCAATACTGCCTGGACAACGACTGGCCGATTTCCATCGAGTACACCGACGACCCGCATCCGCGGAACGTGTACTGGGACATGTTCGGCCTTCCCATGTTCGACATCCGCGACGCATCGGGGGTCATGCTCGAGCTCAAGGCGTGCCGCGAACGGTATCCCGAGCACTACATCCGCATCAGCGGCTACGATCGGTCGCCGGGGCGGCAGACGACAGCGCTCTCGTTCCTCGTGCAGCGGCCGACGCACGAGCCGGGCTTCCGCCTCGACCGCCAGGAAGCGAGTGACCGCCAGGTGCGGTACTCGACGCACAGCTACGCCACCGACGCCCCGGCGGGCGAGCGGTACGGGCGTTCGCGTTAG
- a CDS encoding form I ribulose bisphosphate carboxylase large subunit, protein MAGHSGARGADGAPKNRWASGVTPYAEMGYWQPDYEPKPTDILCAFRLVPQDGVDAIEASAAIAGESSTATWTVVWTDRLTAHEKYQAKCYRVDPVPGTDQFIAYIAYDLDLFEEGSIANLTSSIIGNVFGFKALKSLRLEDMRIPPHYTKTFQGPAHGIVMEREYLNKYGRPLLGATTKPKLGLSARNYGRVVYEALRGGLDFVKDDENINSQPFMRWRDRFLFCMEAVNKAQSVTGEVKGHYLNITAGTMEEMYERADFAKELGSVIVMIDLTIGYTAIQSMAKWARKHGVILHLHRAGHSTYTRQKTHGVSFRVISKWMRLAGVDHIHAGTVVGKLEGDPSTTKGYYKTLRDNHVPVDPTLGLYFEQDWASMPAVMPVASGGIHAGQIHQLLHFLGEDVVLQFGGGTIGHPDGIAEGATANRVAVEAMIQARNEGRDYLNEGPDILAAAAQWSPSLRKALEIWKDITFDFQSTDVPDAVVTPS, encoded by the coding sequence ATGGCGGGACACTCTGGAGCACGCGGCGCCGACGGCGCCCCCAAGAACCGCTGGGCGTCGGGGGTCACTCCGTACGCGGAAATGGGCTACTGGCAGCCCGACTACGAGCCCAAGCCGACCGACATCCTCTGTGCCTTCCGTCTCGTCCCCCAGGACGGCGTCGACGCGATCGAAGCCTCGGCGGCCATCGCCGGTGAGTCGTCGACCGCCACGTGGACGGTCGTCTGGACCGATCGCCTCACCGCGCACGAGAAGTACCAGGCCAAGTGCTACCGCGTCGACCCGGTCCCCGGCACCGACCAGTTCATCGCCTACATCGCCTACGACCTCGACCTGTTCGAGGAAGGGTCGATCGCCAACCTGACGTCGTCGATCATCGGCAACGTCTTCGGCTTCAAGGCGCTCAAGTCGCTCCGCCTCGAGGACATGCGCATCCCGCCCCACTACACCAAGACCTTCCAGGGGCCGGCGCACGGGATCGTGATGGAGCGCGAGTACCTCAACAAGTACGGGCGCCCGTTGTTAGGCGCGACCACCAAGCCCAAGCTCGGCCTCTCGGCGCGCAACTACGGTCGCGTGGTCTACGAAGCCCTGCGTGGTGGCCTCGACTTCGTGAAGGACGACGAGAACATCAACTCGCAGCCCTTCATGCGCTGGCGCGATCGCTTCCTCTTCTGCATGGAGGCGGTCAACAAGGCGCAGTCGGTGACGGGCGAGGTGAAGGGGCACTACCTCAACATCACCGCCGGGACGATGGAGGAGATGTACGAGCGCGCCGACTTCGCCAAGGAGCTCGGCAGCGTCATCGTCATGATCGACCTCACCATCGGCTACACGGCCATCCAGTCGATGGCCAAGTGGGCGCGCAAGCACGGGGTGATCCTCCACCTGCACCGCGCCGGCCACTCCACCTACACGCGGCAGAAGACGCACGGCGTCTCGTTCCGCGTGATCTCGAAGTGGATGCGCCTGGCGGGGGTCGATCACATCCACGCGGGGACGGTCGTCGGCAAGCTCGAGGGCGATCCCAGCACCACCAAGGGCTACTACAAGACGCTGCGTGACAACCACGTGCCCGTCGACCCGACGCTCGGGCTCTACTTCGAGCAGGACTGGGCCTCGATGCCGGCGGTGATGCCCGTTGCATCTGGCGGCATCCATGCCGGGCAGATCCACCAGCTCCTGCACTTCCTGGGCGAGGACGTGGTGCTCCAGTTCGGCGGCGGCACCATCGGCCACCCCGACGGCATCGCCGAAGGGGCGACGGCCAATCGTGTGGCCGTGGAAGCGATGATCCAGGCGAGAAACGAAGGACGCGACTATTTGAATGAAGGCCCCGACATCCTGGCCGCCGCCGCGCAGTGGTCCCCTTCCCTGCGCAAGGCGCTGGAGATTTGGAAGGACATCACGTTCGACTTCCAGAGCACGGATGTGCCGGATGCGGTAGTCACCCCAAGCTAG